In Aspergillus luchuensis IFO 4308 DNA, chromosome 1, nearly complete sequence, the following are encoded in one genomic region:
- a CDS encoding nucleobase:cation symporter-2 family protein (COG:P;~EggNog:ENOG410PFK4;~InterPro:IPR006042,IPR006043;~PFAM:PF00860;~TransMembrane:11 (o122-139i151-171o199-220i227-245o280-299i311-330o350-367i437-459o465-484i496-515o535-557i);~go_component: GO:0016020 - membrane [Evidence IEA];~go_function: GO:0022857 - transmembrane transporter activity [Evidence IEA];~go_process: GO:0055085 - transmembrane transport [Evidence IEA]) — translation MDGPDQIGPDFRPKRTWNDVGRRLVKTFTTREGLIGDYDYAYLFTPNIPFITKKRSSAPFFGLEDNVPIVLAMLLGLQHALAMLGGSELDPLRILTSADSSVISPPILIGGTSGANFGTEDYQYLVSTSLIASGILSAIQMFRFHIYGTKYYIGTGLTSVVGISFATITVATGGFEQMYSSGYCPTAEDGTKLPCPKGYGALLGTSCLCALLEIGLSFMSPKILRRVFPPLVTGPTVLLIGASLIESAFQDWAGGSGTCSENPGNGALCPSADAPHALPWGSAEFIGLGFLVYVSIILCERFGAPIMRSCSVVVGLLVGCIVAAACGYFDRSGIDAAPVASFIWVKTFPLSIYPPMILPLLAVYIVVMMESIGDITATCDVSQVEVEGPTFDSRIQGGVLGNGLTSVLAGLMTMTPMSVFAQNNGVIALTKCANRTAGYCCCFFLVIMGIFAKFAAALVAIPNSVLGGMTTFLFSSVAISGVRIITNVPFTRRNRFILTASFAVGMGATLVSDWFDYVFTYSGNNRGLTGLLDAIDLVMENGFAITALIGLILNLILPEDPEEEAAILEARGDYRRSEEVMTSRESTQYTKGEPSSV, via the exons ATGGACGGTCCTGACCAGATAGGCCCGGACTTCCGGCCTAAGCGGACTTGGAATGACGTCGGCCGCCGCTTGGTCAAAACCTTCACCACAAG AGAGGGCCTCATTGGAGACTATGATTACGCCTACTTGTTCACTCCGAATATCCCCTTCATCACAAAGAAACGAAGCTCTGCACCATTCTTCGGGCTCGAAGACAATGTACCTATCGTATTGGCTATGCTGCTTGGACTACAACATGCGCTGGCAATGCTGGGTGGCAGTGAGTTAGATCCTCTCCGAATCCTGACTAGTGCTGACTCGTCAGTTATTTCACCTCCTATCTTGATCGGAGGCACATCTGGTGCCAACTTCGGAACAGAAGACTACCAATACCTTGTCTCAACGTCCCTGATCGCTTCCGGTATCTTATCCGCCATTCAGATGTTCCGTTTCCACATCTACGGAACGAAATACTACATTGGTACTGGCTTGACTTCAGTGGTGGGAATCTCCTTTGCTACAATCACCGTCGCAACTGGTGGTTTTGAACAAATGTACTCCAGTGGATACTGCCCGACCGCTGAGGATGGAACCAAGCTGCCCTGCCCTAAAGGTTATGGCGCTCTACTGGGAACATCGTGTTTGTGTGCGCTTCTCGAGATTGGTCTTTCCTTCATGAGCCCTAAAATTTTGAGACGtgtctttcctcccctcgtCACTGGACCCACTGTTCTCCTGATTGGAGCCAGTCTTATCGAATCCGCTTTCCAGGACTGGGCAGGTGGCTCTGGAACCTGCTCTGAGAATCCTGGAAACGGTGCTTTGTGTCCTAGCGCGGATGCCCCACATGCTCTGCCTTGGGGAAGTGCGGAGTTTATTGGTCTCGGATTTCTGGTGTATGTATCGATCATTCTCTGTGAGCGGTTTGGTGCGCCAATCATGCGATCCTGCTCGGTCGTGGTGGGATTATTGGTAGGATGTATCGTGGCGGCTGCCTGCGGATACTTTGATCGATCGGGTATTGACGCTGCGCCGGTGGCCTCCTTTATCTGGGTGAAGACATTCCCGTTGTCCATCTATCCGCCCATGATTCTTCCACTGCTGGCAGTGTACATTGTGGTCATGATGGAATCTATTGGTGATATTACTGCTACTTGCGATGTATCCCAGGTCGAAGTTGAAGGACCCACTTTCGACTCGCGTATTCAGGGTGGTGTTCTGGGTAACGGTCTCACCAGTGTCCTGGCCGGCCTCATGACGATGACGCCGATGTCGGTGTTTGCCCAGAACAACGGTGTCATCGCGCTGACCAAGTGCGCCAACCGCACAGCTggttactgctgctgcttcttcctggtcATTATGGGAATTTTCGCCAAATTCGCCGCGGCACTGGTTGCCATTCCCAACAGTGTTCTTGGTGGCATGACGAcattccttttctcctctgTGGCGATCTCCGGTGTTCGCATTATCACCAATGTGCCATTTACGCGTCGTAACCGATTCATCCTGACCGCTTCGTTCGCTGTTGGTATGGGCGCCACCCTGGTATCCGACTGGTTCGACTACGTCTTTACCTACAGCGGTAACAACCGTGGCTTGACAGGATTGCTAGATGCTATTGATCTGGTGATGGAGAACGGGTTTGCCATCACCGCTCTGATCGGGCTGATCCTCAACCTGATTCTTCCGGAGGatccagaggaagaggcagctATTCTGGAGGCACGGGGTGATTACCGACGAAGCGAGGAGGTGATGACATCGAGGGAGAGCACGCAGTACACGAAGGGCGAGCCCTCGAGTGTTTGA
- a CDS encoding uncharacterized protein (COG:E,O;~EggNog:ENOG410PHV7;~InterPro:IPR018202,IPR001563,IPR029058;~MEROPS:MER0003541;~PFAM:PF00450;~SECRETED:SignalP(1-18);~go_function: GO:0004185 - serine-type carboxypeptidase activity [Evidence IEA];~go_process: GO:0006508 - proteolysis [Evidence IEA]) has protein sequence MITLWSTVLFGSVVYAATQTVLGPEGADPFKVFRSPHLPAYSIRIQEQNDSICDARSPQFTGWLDIGPKHLFFWYFESQNDPFHDPLTLWMTGGPGDSSMIGLFEEVGPCRINEFGNGTDHNPWAWTKNSSLLFVDQPVDVGFSYIDEGYELPHDSREAAVDMHRFLQLFISEIFPHKQFLPVHLSGESYAGRYIPYLATQILEQNELYKDSPRIPLKSCLVGNGFMSPKDATFGYWETLCTTNPGVPSPIFNKTRCDNMAANMPHCMDLYDICIQHSDPAICHAAQSVCYDGVVGWYDNEAGADGRNRFDITAPCEIDEMCYIEAALIERYLNSPSVWEALSPPQQVTEYKFVATSVIDAFAQSADGMVSSSKQIAFLLANNVDFLAYQGNLDLACNTAGNLRWANSLSWKGQTEFTAKPLLPWVSINSGSQEPVGFAKESQISVGEGTDETSRFAFVTVDNAGHLLPQDRPDVALDMMIRWITGASFV, from the exons ATGATCACCCTTTGGTCGACTGTCCTGTTCGGCAGCGTAGTATATGCCGCTACGCAGACCGTGTTAGGGCCAGAGGGGGCTGATCCCTTTAAGGTGTTTCGCAGCCCACACTTACCGGCATATTCAATTCGCATCCAGGAGCAGAATGACTCGATCTGTGATGCTCGTTCACCCCAATTCACTGGTTGGCTCGACATTGGCCCGAAgcatcttttcttttggtaTTTTGAAAGCCAGAATGACCCCTTCCATGATCCCCTAACGCTATGGATGACTGGGGGCCCAGGAGACTCGAGTATGATTGGACTTTTCGAAGAAGTTGGCCCTTGTCGGATTAATGAGTTTGGGAATGGAACTGATCACAACCCCTGGGCCTGGACCAAGAATTCATCACTTCTTTTTGTTGACCAGCCAGTCGATGTCGGGTTTTCCTATATCGATGAGGGCTATGAGCTGCCTCATGACTCACGTGAAGCCGCGGTAGACATGCATCGGTTCTTGCAATTATTCATATCCGAGATTTTTCCTCACAAACAGTTCCTTCCCGTTCACCTTTCTGGTGAATCTTACGCA GGCCGGTACATTCCTTATCTGGCGACCCAAATCTTGGAACAAAATGAACTGTATAAAGATAGCCCCAGGATACCGCTGAAATCGTGCTTGGTGGGTAACGGATTCATGTCACCCAAGGATGCAACGTTCGGGTATTGGGAAACACTGTGTACTACTAACCCAGGAGTCCCATCTCCTATCTTCAATAAAACTAGGTGTGATAATATGGCGGCGAATATGCCGCACTGTATGGATCTATATGACATATGCATTCAACACTCAGACCCCGCGATATGTCATGCGGCCCAGTCCGTCTGTTACGATGGTGTTGTAGGGTGGTATGATAACGAGGCCGGCGCTGATGGCCGTAACAGATTTGATA TCACTGCACCTTGTGAGATTGACGAAATGTGCTATATCGAAGCGGCTCTAATTGAGAGATATTTAAATTCGCCATCTGTTTGGGAGGCCCTGTCGCCACCGCAACAGGTTACAGAATACAAATTCGTCGCTACTTCTGTTATTGATGCATTCGCTCAATCAGCGGACGGCATGGTGTCGAGCTCGAAGCAGATCGCTTTCTTACTCGCAAATAATGTTGACTTCTTAGCGTATCAAGGCAACCTTGATCTCGCCTGTAATACGGCTGGCAACCTACGTTGGGCGAACTCGCTTTCTTGGAAAGGCCAGACAGAATTTACAGCAAAGCCCTTACTTCCGTGGGTCTCGATCAACTCTGGGAGCCAGGAACCTGTGGGATTTGCGAAGGAAAGTCAGATTTCGGTCGGTGAAGGGACGGACGAAACGTCACGCTTTGCCTTTGTAACTGTGGACAACGCTGGACACCTG TTGCCCCAAGATCGGCCGGATGTAGCGCTTGACATGATGATTCGCTGGATTACTGGGGCATCCTTTGTTTAA
- a CDS encoding uncharacterized protein (COG:S;~EggNog:ENOG410Q1DU) — protein sequence MFSETQDLPDLPPHLIPETNGLVGQALRVIQGIPACVWVVNEHTEAIAVVVSQYRPSRLWTDAGLNASTTGVGFDLSTTTFTPPATRKTLAPAAPAPKQSIATFPLWTRRDGFGVITVFVGATQTLYIENDRIPIGATTYFRNEPDLHIQEYGSD from the exons ATGTTCAGTGAGACCCAGGATCTCCCTGACCTACCTCCACACCTCATTCCAGAGACAAAC GGTCTCGTAGGCCAGGCTCTCCGGGTAATTCAGGGAATACCCGCTTGTGTTTGGGTAGTCAACGAGCACACCGAGGCCATCGCCGTTGTAGTTTCTCAATACCGGCCATCCCGCCTATGGACTGATGCTGGTCTAAATGCCTCGACTACAGGGGTCGGTTTTGATCTGTCCACTACA ACGTTTACGCCTCCTGCGACGCGGAAAACGCTTGCCCCCGCAGCACCAGCCCCGAAGCAGTCCATAGCTACGTTCCCGCTGTGGACTCGGCGCGACGGATTCGGGGTTATCACCGTGTTTGTGGGTGCGACGCAGACGCTATATATCGAAAATGATCGTATCCCGATCGGAGCCACGACCTACTTCCGAAACGAACCTGATTTGCATATCCAGGAGTATGGTAGCGACTGA
- a CDS encoding uncharacterized protein (COG:U;~EggNog:ENOG410PUQI;~InterPro:IPR020846,IPR011701,IPR036259;~PFAM:PF07690;~TransMembrane:8 (i12-40o46-63i131-150o170-188i200-218o233-261i282-304o310-330i);~go_function: GO:0022857 - transmembrane transporter activity [Evidence IEA];~go_process: GO:0055085 - transmembrane transport [Evidence IEA]): protein MLTELAGSARAGAMLGLSMSFSTLGTVSGPMLGGVLLGWFGYWPAWSLPMVLLILDMIARFVMFQPDYQILDSQSPIRLANRSKLCQNVPEASPFLPQSPSFDPDTTTKAESSSPATTEYRNYYTVMLQDTGMWAAVVNTMSQAALRAAFNATLPVYLRDTFNWGPSSVGAIFFALQVPIIFLSPLFGHLRDRVGMRYPTAVGWALLCPLMCYLGVPGRDVSQASGNHKDAEVAFIVCICGIGLVMSSVQGAGSFHMRFLLEEVEKDTPTLFGPNGGRARCFALVSISFNVGLMLGPVVTGLLFESAGYYYMNIVLGVACMGVAVVTLMFC from the exons ATGCTCACCGAGCTCGCAGGTAGTGCGCGAGCCGGGGCAATGTTGGGACTGAGTATGTCTTTTTCAACGTTGGGAACGGTCAGCGGACCGATGCTCGGGGGTGTTTTGTTAGGCTGGTTCGGATACTGGCCAGCTTGGTCCCTGCCAATGGTTCTGCTGATCCTCGACATGATTGCGCGTTTTGTTATGTTTCAGCCTGATTATCAGATATTGGATTCCCAGTCTCCAATCAGACTTGCAAACCGCAGCAAGCTATGTCAAAATGTCCCCGAAGCGTCCCCCTTCCTGCCCCAATCACCTTCATTTGACCCAGATACCACAACAAAAGCGGAGTCTTCCAGCCCTGCAACCACGGAATATCGCAACTACTACACCGTAATGCTCCAAGACACTGGAATGTGGGCAGCCGTTGTGAACACAATGTCCCAAGCCGCACTCCGGGCAGCATTCAACGCCACTCTACCCGTGTATCTTCGAGATACATTTAACTGGGGCCCATCATCAGTCGGGGCGATATTCTTTGCTCTTCAAGTCCCTATCATCTTCTTGTCTCCCCTATTTGGCCACCTCCGGGATCGTGTCGGTATGCGATATCCAACGGCAGTCGGTTGGGCTCTTCTATGCCCGTTGATGTGTTACTTAGGTGTACCTGGCAGGGATGTTTCCCAGGCTAGTGGAAACCACAAAGATGCAGAAGTAGCCTTTATTGTATGTATATGTGGTATCGGGTTAGTGATGTCGTCAGTTCAAGGTGCCGGGTCGTTTCATATGAGGT TCCTCCTAGAGGAAGTTGAAAAAGATACTCCCACCTTGTTTGGGCCCAATGGTGGGCGCGCGAGGTGCTTCGCACTGGTGTCTATCTCGTTCAACGTCGGTCTGATGCTCGGCCCGGTTGTTACTGGGCTCCTGTTTGAGAGTGCAGGATACTATTATATGAATATTGTTCTGG GTGTGGCCTGTATGGGagtggcggtggtgacgtTGATGTTCTGCTGA
- the OLE1_2 gene encoding stearoyl-CoA 9-desaturase (COG:I;~EggNog:ENOG410Q2RD;~InterPro:IPR015876;~TransMembrane:2 (i36-57o63-84i);~go_function: GO:0016717 - oxidoreductase activity, acting on paired donors, with oxidation of a pair of donors resulting in the reduction of molecular oxygen to two molecules of water [Evidence IEA];~go_process: GO:0055114 - oxidation-reduction process [Evidence IEA]), translating into MSAKPADASRPRAADPKKVHIADTVMTRGNWYKHVNWLNVFLIIGIPLYGCVQALWVPLQVKTAIWAVIYYFFTGLGITAGWFAPFKGNTVKTC; encoded by the coding sequence ATGTCTGCAAAGCCAGCAGACGCCTCCCGGCCTCGCGCCGCTGACCCCAAGAAGGTCCACATTGCCGATACTGTCATGACACGCGGCAACTGGTACAAGCATGTCAACTGGCTGaacgtcttcctcatcatcggtaTCCCCTTGTACGGCTGTGTCCAGGCCCTCTGGGTGCCCTTGCAGGTCAAGACTGCTATCTGGGCCGTCATCTATTACTTCTTCACTGGTCTCGGTATCACTGCAGGTTGGTTTGCCCCATTCAAAGGTAACACTGTCAAGACATGCTGA